One genomic window of Bremerella sp. JC817 includes the following:
- a CDS encoding POTRA domain-containing protein: MVGTEASQLVDKGIYQMQWTCHGLSSTVVTTALLCLGLAVTPSNAQDIMPELVAPAPISPSNPTRPLVTGIRLQGNNQTEETRIRSMVKTRVGREFDPEQIQSDVRRLAASGLFRDVQILTDKTAEGIAVTFVLEERPRIAYIKFLGNESVRDKTLLKKSEMKVEGTLNKYVIEEARLKLEDYYHTRGHGKATVEVVEGLEANDKGVVFMIHEGPLARIGSTTFVGNSIASDGRLKTQIKSKPGWFYILQGQLDKSQVEQDVDSLTAYYRSLGFFKANVNRMIKYSDSGQWAYITFVIDEGPRYEVRNISFVGHTRFETEQLFTQINMERGEFFDQKKMNADIRSISDLYGSQGYIHADVKAEPRFLETPGTLDLVYDIREGDQYRVGNINIEISGDMPHTKHAVIMNRMSLQPGDIIDITKIRDDERRIKASQLFVNEPHRGVTPSITVAPPELSEVETQIAERGRQTYRGQSPVAGDPQYRQVQMQQPPAQQPQYQQAQMQPYGQQQQPVYQQVQYQQPQAYQPQPQYQVQPQPSYYEQQQGYSQPQAAPATTQRTSRYSQPTYREASAAMPQQHPTSVYSSMPNN, from the coding sequence ATGGTAGGCACGGAAGCCAGCCAGCTTGTTGATAAAGGGATTTACCAAATGCAGTGGACTTGCCACGGGCTATCGAGCACCGTCGTCACGACCGCGCTATTGTGCCTGGGATTGGCCGTAACGCCGTCAAACGCACAAGACATCATGCCGGAATTGGTTGCACCTGCGCCCATTTCGCCATCGAACCCGACGCGCCCTCTGGTGACCGGGATTCGATTACAGGGGAACAACCAGACGGAAGAAACCCGTATCCGGTCGATGGTCAAGACACGTGTTGGCCGTGAATTCGACCCGGAACAGATCCAATCGGACGTGCGTCGATTGGCCGCCTCGGGACTCTTCCGTGACGTGCAAATTCTGACCGATAAAACGGCGGAAGGAATTGCCGTTACCTTCGTGCTGGAAGAACGTCCTCGCATTGCCTACATCAAGTTTCTGGGCAACGAATCGGTTCGCGATAAAACGCTGCTGAAGAAGTCGGAAATGAAGGTCGAAGGGACCCTCAATAAGTACGTCATCGAAGAAGCGCGTCTGAAACTGGAAGACTACTACCACACGCGCGGTCACGGAAAAGCGACCGTCGAGGTTGTTGAAGGGCTCGAGGCCAACGACAAGGGTGTGGTGTTCATGATCCATGAAGGTCCGCTGGCTCGAATCGGTAGCACGACGTTTGTTGGCAATTCGATTGCCTCCGACGGCCGTTTGAAAACCCAAATCAAAAGCAAGCCCGGCTGGTTCTACATTCTGCAGGGGCAGCTCGATAAGTCGCAGGTCGAACAAGACGTCGATAGCCTGACCGCCTATTACCGAAGCCTCGGCTTCTTTAAGGCGAACGTCAATCGCATGATCAAGTACAGCGACAGCGGCCAATGGGCTTACATCACCTTCGTGATCGACGAAGGCCCTCGCTACGAAGTGCGAAACATCTCGTTCGTCGGTCATACCCGCTTCGAGACCGAGCAGCTCTTCACCCAAATCAACATGGAACGTGGCGAGTTCTTCGATCAAAAGAAGATGAACGCCGACATTCGTTCGATCTCGGACCTCTATGGTTCGCAGGGCTACATTCACGCTGACGTGAAAGCGGAACCACGCTTCCTGGAAACCCCAGGCACGCTCGACCTCGTTTACGACATTCGTGAAGGGGATCAGTACCGCGTCGGGAACATCAACATTGAAATCTCCGGCGACATGCCACACACGAAGCACGCCGTGATTATGAACCGCATGTCGCTGCAGCCTGGTGACATTATCGACATCACCAAGATTCGCGACGACGAACGACGTATCAAAGCGTCGCAGTTGTTTGTGAACGAACCGCATCGAGGCGTGACGCCATCGATCACGGTGGCTCCGCCGGAGTTGAGTGAAGTCGAGACGCAGATCGCCGAGCGTGGTCGCCAGACCTACCGCGGTCAGAGCCCAGTCGCTGGCGATCCTCAGTACCGTCAGGTTCAGATGCAGCAGCCACCGGCGCAACAACCGCAGTATCAACAGGCTCAAATGCAGCCTTATGGGCAGCAGCAACAGCCTGTCTATCAGCAGGTTCAGTATCAGCAGCCGCAGGCCTACCAGCCGCAGCCGCAATACCAGGTCCAACCGCAACCGTCGTACTACGAGCAGCAACAAGGCTATTCCCAGCCACAAGCTGCCCCAGCAACGACTCAGCGGACAAGCCGCTATTCGCAGCCGACGTACCGGGAAGCTTCAGCAGCGATGCCGCAGCAACACCCGACTTCCGTTTATTCATCCATGCCGAACAACTAA
- a CDS encoding FAD-dependent oxidoreductase, whose protein sequence is MKTLASFAICAAIFSLQLIKVEAVHAETRSADVIVYGATPGGFCAAIAAAREGASVMLIEPTSHVGGVNTGGLSFSDSNQTVRSTVMGLFDEWHRRIEADYKTRGVQLPYDVGVKNNATWTYEPHVAMRVTMAMLKEANVEVLPRHILQSVKKDGPTIVEIKTDQGRFTAKTFVDATYEGDLLAAAGVAWTIGREGQAEYGESLAGKRYPKQTMKFSGYDDAGNLLPLVTTDQPGNEADGDDLVMVYSFRLCLTEDANNRVEIPKPKQYDPARFEALRRYIQSGGTQYGIDLYPLPGNKFDGNNSIGGQFSLGLVGACNGWSEADQAGRDKIFEAHKQYTLEFYHFLTTDPVVPDSVRDRYARLGLCADEFPETDHWPPQLYVREGRRMEGMYVVSQNDILEAPEKVDPIAVSSFPIDSHDCQRVAFADGTVKDEGTIFPVRMPGRRHGYAYHIPYRSILPKATECDNLLVPVAMSCTHVGISSIRVEPTWMIIGQSAGIAAAMAAQQQKPVQDLDYPQLREQLLAQGQVLDLPKVEDLPSPPMAKVNVSSKTLAGVVLDDTSAKLKGSWLRSTNFKPHIDTGYLHDGGENKGTAQATFHCKVPNSGKYAVRMAYSPHPTRAKNVPLMVTQSGRTTQLMVDQTRPLASGEAFRTVGEVELSAEAEVTIVVGTEGTEGFVILDAIQLLPAT, encoded by the coding sequence ATGAAAACGCTTGCTTCGTTTGCCATTTGTGCTGCAATCTTCTCGCTTCAGTTGATCAAGGTGGAGGCCGTTCACGCCGAGACGCGTTCCGCCGATGTCATTGTCTATGGAGCGACGCCAGGTGGGTTCTGTGCCGCGATCGCCGCGGCCCGCGAAGGGGCTTCGGTCATGTTAATCGAGCCGACATCGCATGTCGGCGGTGTGAATACCGGCGGGCTCAGTTTCAGTGACTCGAACCAGACGGTGCGTTCGACCGTGATGGGGTTATTCGACGAATGGCATCGTCGCATCGAGGCCGACTACAAGACTCGTGGTGTGCAGCTTCCGTACGACGTCGGCGTGAAGAATAACGCCACGTGGACCTATGAACCTCACGTGGCGATGCGCGTCACGATGGCGATGCTGAAGGAAGCCAACGTCGAAGTCCTTCCCCGTCACATCCTACAGTCGGTCAAGAAAGATGGACCGACGATCGTCGAGATCAAGACTGATCAAGGTCGCTTCACGGCGAAGACTTTCGTCGACGCAACTTACGAAGGCGATCTGTTGGCGGCCGCTGGCGTCGCTTGGACGATCGGCCGGGAAGGCCAAGCGGAATATGGCGAATCGCTCGCCGGGAAACGCTATCCCAAGCAGACGATGAAGTTCTCTGGCTACGACGACGCCGGAAATCTGTTGCCGTTGGTAACGACTGATCAGCCAGGCAATGAAGCGGACGGCGACGATCTGGTGATGGTCTATAGCTTCCGGCTGTGTCTGACAGAAGACGCGAACAACCGTGTCGAGATTCCCAAGCCAAAGCAGTACGATCCGGCCCGGTTCGAGGCCCTCCGCCGCTACATTCAATCAGGCGGAACCCAGTACGGGATCGACTTGTATCCGCTGCCAGGCAACAAGTTCGACGGCAACAACTCAATTGGCGGGCAGTTCTCTTTGGGGCTGGTCGGGGCCTGCAATGGCTGGAGCGAAGCCGATCAGGCGGGGCGTGACAAGATTTTTGAAGCCCATAAACAGTACACCCTCGAGTTCTATCATTTTCTGACGACCGACCCAGTGGTTCCCGATTCCGTACGTGATCGGTATGCCCGACTTGGTCTATGTGCGGACGAGTTTCCGGAAACGGATCACTGGCCGCCGCAACTTTACGTTCGCGAAGGTCGCCGGATGGAAGGGATGTACGTCGTGAGTCAGAACGACATTCTGGAAGCCCCTGAGAAAGTGGATCCAATCGCCGTCTCTTCTTTTCCGATCGACTCGCACGACTGCCAACGCGTGGCGTTCGCCGATGGAACGGTCAAAGATGAAGGAACGATTTTCCCGGTTCGCATGCCAGGGCGTCGCCATGGTTACGCGTACCATATTCCGTATCGCTCGATTCTGCCGAAGGCAACAGAGTGCGACAATCTGCTGGTGCCGGTTGCTATGTCGTGCACCCACGTGGGGATCTCGTCCATTCGGGTTGAGCCGACCTGGATGATCATCGGACAAAGTGCTGGCATTGCTGCTGCGATGGCGGCCCAGCAACAAAAGCCCGTTCAAGATCTCGACTATCCACAACTCCGTGAGCAGTTGCTGGCACAAGGTCAGGTGTTGGATCTGCCGAAGGTGGAAGACCTGCCGTCACCGCCGATGGCGAAGGTCAATGTTTCTTCAAAGACGCTCGCGGGCGTGGTGCTCGATGACACCTCGGCCAAGCTGAAAGGGAGCTGGCTGCGGTCGACCAACTTCAAGCCGCATATCGACACCGGCTACCTGCACGATGGTGGCGAGAATAAAGGGACCGCCCAGGCCACGTTTCACTGCAAGGTTCCCAATAGTGGAAAGTATGCCGTCCGGATGGCTTATTCGCCGCATCCAACCCGAGCCAAGAATGTCCCTCTGATGGTGACCCAGTCGGGTCGCACCACCCAGTTGATGGTCGATCAAACGAGGCCGCTCGCCAGTGGGGAAGCATTTCGCACGGTTGGCGAAGTCGAGCTTTCCGCCGAGGCAGAAGTGACGATTGTCGTCGGAACCGAAGGGACCGAGGGCTTCGTAATTCTCGACGCGATCCAGTTGCTGCCAGCAACCTAG
- a CDS encoding arginyltransferase: MGEEYGAKFIDVEETCPYLPDRLAVLPFYLSDFRSEPEAFDLVLSEGVRRSGIFIYHTECPDCTACEPIRIPVDDFQPRRRHRRVLKKGDENLRVEIGEPRVDLERLNLYNQHKVGRGLGEPGSEIDIKSLKEFLGITCCDSREFRYFHQDKLVGISIADVGKEAMSAVYCYFDSKLAHLSIGTFSVLKQIEACRAWGLKYLYLGFYVAGNDHMRYKASYVPHERRIRGVWTRFDEQD, encoded by the coding sequence ATGGGCGAAGAGTATGGGGCAAAATTTATTGACGTCGAAGAGACGTGTCCCTACCTGCCTGACCGGCTGGCTGTGCTCCCGTTTTATCTAAGCGACTTCCGCTCCGAGCCTGAGGCCTTCGACCTGGTGCTTTCCGAAGGCGTTCGTCGTTCGGGCATTTTTATCTACCATACCGAGTGCCCCGACTGCACGGCTTGCGAACCGATTCGCATTCCTGTCGACGATTTTCAGCCTCGCCGCCGCCATCGCCGCGTGCTGAAAAAAGGGGACGAGAATCTGCGGGTCGAGATCGGTGAGCCACGGGTCGACTTGGAAAGGCTCAATCTCTACAACCAACACAAAGTCGGTCGTGGTCTTGGTGAGCCTGGTAGCGAGATCGATATCAAGAGCCTGAAAGAGTTCCTGGGAATTACTTGCTGCGACAGTCGCGAGTTCCGCTACTTTCATCAAGATAAGTTGGTGGGGATTTCGATTGCCGATGTCGGTAAAGAAGCGATGTCGGCCGTCTATTGCTATTTCGATTCGAAGCTGGCTCACCTTAGCATCGGTACCTTTTCGGTGCTCAAGCAAATCGAAGCGTGCCGGGCCTGGGGCCTGAAGTATCTGTACCTCGGCTTCTATGTCGCCGGGAACGATCACATGCGTTACAAGGCATCGTACGTTCCACACGAACGTCGCATTCGAGGCGTTTGGACGCGGTTTGACGAGCAGGACTAA
- a CDS encoding BamA/TamA family outer membrane protein — translation MDRSGQLLNITLALGFIACVCTSWTTVSAQTMSGGYGQQQMPGWESQNNASGYPQSTQNWDSYGRSAYQASPGNPNQYRNGMPASGAPIGTVDPYQQQYPGQQVQYQQGFPSPDNPETGMYNVDPSGNPYDSPPLPAPVGGGPGYAYPPVNGRPLGGARIYDPPLGPDAIITPNPYYDPGRTADLTIRAEEAQTGRFQFGVGINSDAGVNGSIVIDERNFDWRRFPTSVDDIWNGRAWRGAGQGFRIEAMPGSQVQRYMVSFSEPYLFNTRVSMNMSGYLFNRIYRDWDEQRIGGRLGLGYRLTPDLSTAVSLRMEDVGISDPRVNNVQELNEAVGHHDLYTASWSITHDTRDMAFSPTEGHLFEINLEQAFGEYDYSRAEVDFRQYFLLGERPDGSGRHTLGFSTRAGFSGAETPIFENFYAGGFSTLRGFDFRRVGPKSGDVYVGGPFRVLGSVEYMFPITADDMVKGVIFTDVGAVEESTKIVWDDFDVAPGFGLRISVPALGQAPIALDFAFPVNRADTDQTQVFSFFVGAAR, via the coding sequence GTGGACAGAAGCGGACAACTGCTGAATATAACCCTGGCGTTAGGGTTCATCGCGTGTGTTTGCACCAGTTGGACGACCGTCTCGGCTCAAACGATGAGTGGCGGTTATGGCCAACAGCAAATGCCCGGATGGGAAAGCCAAAACAACGCCTCGGGATATCCCCAAAGCACACAGAACTGGGATTCATACGGCCGGTCTGCCTATCAGGCGTCCCCCGGCAATCCGAATCAGTATCGCAATGGCATGCCAGCCTCGGGTGCTCCGATTGGCACGGTCGATCCGTATCAACAGCAGTACCCCGGCCAACAGGTGCAGTATCAGCAAGGTTTTCCTTCGCCTGATAACCCGGAAACCGGGATGTACAACGTTGACCCGTCGGGCAATCCGTACGACTCGCCGCCGCTACCAGCACCGGTTGGTGGTGGCCCTGGCTATGCTTATCCTCCCGTAAATGGCCGTCCCCTGGGTGGTGCTCGAATCTACGATCCACCGCTGGGCCCCGATGCGATCATCACGCCGAATCCTTACTATGATCCCGGCCGTACGGCTGACTTGACCATCCGAGCTGAAGAAGCCCAGACTGGTCGTTTCCAGTTTGGTGTCGGTATCAACTCGGATGCGGGTGTGAACGGTTCGATTGTCATCGACGAACGTAACTTCGACTGGCGCCGGTTTCCGACCAGCGTCGACGATATTTGGAATGGCCGCGCCTGGCGAGGTGCAGGGCAGGGCTTTCGTATTGAAGCGATGCCAGGTAGCCAGGTCCAGCGTTATATGGTCAGCTTCAGCGAACCGTACTTGTTCAATACCCGCGTCAGCATGAACATGAGCGGTTACTTGTTCAATCGAATCTATCGCGACTGGGACGAACAGCGTATCGGCGGTCGTCTCGGTCTCGGCTATCGTTTGACGCCTGACCTTTCGACGGCGGTCAGTCTGCGAATGGAAGACGTGGGGATCAGCGATCCGCGCGTGAACAACGTTCAAGAGCTGAACGAAGCGGTCGGACATCATGACTTGTACACGGCCAGTTGGAGCATCACCCACGATACGCGTGACATGGCGTTCTCGCCAACTGAAGGGCACTTGTTCGAGATCAACCTGGAACAAGCCTTTGGCGAATACGATTACTCCCGTGCCGAAGTCGACTTCCGGCAGTACTTCCTGCTGGGTGAACGTCCCGACGGTTCCGGTCGTCATACGCTCGGTTTTTCGACCCGAGCGGGCTTCTCTGGTGCGGAAACGCCAATCTTCGAGAACTTCTACGCGGGTGGTTTCTCGACCTTGCGTGGTTTCGACTTCCGTCGCGTCGGTCCGAAGTCGGGCGACGTGTACGTCGGTGGTCCGTTCCGAGTTCTCGGTTCGGTCGAATACATGTTCCCGATCACTGCCGACGATATGGTCAAAGGCGTGATCTTCACCGACGTTGGTGCGGTGGAAGAGTCGACCAAGATCGTCTGGGATGACTTCGACGTCGCCCCAGGTTTCGGTCTCCGAATTTCGGTTCCGGCCCTGGGGCAGGCACCAATCGCGTTGGACTTTGCCTTCCCAGTCAATCGTGCCGATACCGACCAGACTCAGGTCTTCAGCTTCTTCGTCGGTGCCGCTCGTTAA